The genomic window GTTACAAGCTCATCGGTGTGTTTGGATTTGACTACAGTGTCATCCATGTAAGCCTCAATGGTCTAACCGATGAGGTtaccaaaacacttgagcatgcaacgcTGATATGTAGCCCTCATGTTTTTCAAACCAAACAACATCGTGACATAGTAGTATGATCctaagggggtgatgaaagaagtcgtgagctggtcggactccatcacgatctgatggtacccagagtacgcatcaaggaagcagagggttttgcaccctaaggTCGAGTCAGCTACTTGATCTATGCacagcaaaggaaatggatcctttgggcaggctttgttgagacccatgtaatcaacacacattcttgatttcccactctttttcttTACatgaatgggattggctaaccactcaggatgatacacctccttgatgaatccggccgccaaaagcttcgcaatctcctcgtcgatggctctgcgcttctccttgtcgaagcggcgtagtggttgcttcactggcttggggtctggcctgatcttcaaggcatgcttggtgacttcccttggaatgcctggcatgtctgagggtttccatgtaaagatatctctattggcatggaggaagtcgacgagcgcgctttcctatttggaggaaagcgtggtgccaatccAGAGCACCTTGCCGTTGGGGCTACTGGGGTCCATGGCGATCTCCTTGATGCCTTTAGCAAGCTCAAAGGACCTAGCCGGATGCTTGGAGTCCAAGGGCTCCCCAATGGTCCTCTCCTGGATTATTGTGAGCTTTGTGGGGGCGACGATTATGGTGGCGTGCACGTAGCACtccacctcgcactcataggcatgtTGGAAAGAAGTGCCAATGATGATGACCCCTCGTGGGCCCAGCATattcagctttaggtaggtgtagttggggatggccatgaacttcgcataataCGGCCGCCCAAGGATCATGTGGTAGGTCACGTGGAACCCGACCACTTCGAACataagggtctccgtcctatagttggtcagattcccaaaggtgatgggcataTTGATTTGCTCGAGCATCATGGCCTGCTTCACCGGCACGATGTCGTGGAAAGGTGCCCTGGTCGGTCGGACGCGTGATCAgtcaatgcccatggcatcgagcatctcggtgtataggatgttgaggccactgccactGTCCATCAGTACCTTAGTAAGCCACTTCTTATCGACGATCAGGTCAACGACAAGCAGGTACCTCATCGGCTAAGGGACGCTATTGGGGTGGTCGATCCGGTTGAAGGTgatggcagactccgaccattGGAGGAAGGTGGGCATGGTGGGCTCAGTCACGTAGACCTCATGGCGTGCCAGCTTTTGTcgacgtttggagtcataggccgctgaccccccgaagatcatgaggcatctaTCAGGGGTTGGGAACCCGCCATCCTTCCCATCAACATCATCCATCATTAGCTTGGGGTCTTTTCTTGACTCTCCTTTGCTGGCATCaacggacaagaaccgcttcatgagggcaTAGTCCTTGTACAAGTGCTTCACGATGAAGGAGTGGTTTGGGCACGGtccttcaagcatcttttcaaaGTGGTCGGGGGTGCCCTCGGCAGGCTTCTAACCCCCTTATGGTCAGC from Miscanthus floridulus cultivar M001 chromosome 11, ASM1932011v1, whole genome shotgun sequence includes these protein-coding regions:
- the LOC136491938 gene encoding uncharacterized protein; this translates as MMLEQINMPITFGNLTNYRTETLMFEVVGFHVTYHMILGRPYYAKFMAIPNYTYLKLNMLGPRGVIIIGTSFQHAYECEVECYVHATIIVAPTKLTIIQERTIGEPLDSKHPARSFELAKGIKEIAMDPSSPNGKVLWIGTTLSSK